A single region of the Triticum dicoccoides isolate Atlit2015 ecotype Zavitan chromosome 2B, WEW_v2.0, whole genome shotgun sequence genome encodes:
- the LOC119362455 gene encoding ABC transporter G family member 11-like isoform X2: MAASPLPRWAPTPSPTRPPQSTTSSSTAMVSWRGWSAWPSSPIFFPRCLSNSEPWEASPADGVVDNVEPGVARVFLKWQDLSVTVINGRKGHAVILDGLSGYARPGEVLALMGPSGCGKTTLLDALAGRLRPNMKGRGDILINGCRQKAYVTQENVLMATLTVAEAVHYSAQLQLPDSLTPAEKRSWANDVIRQMGLATVAGTRIGGRVCKGISGGQRKRVSICIELLASPALIFLDEPTSGLDSAASYHVMSRIAGIARRNGTTVVAAIHQPSTEVFELFHGLCLLANGRAVYFGPASKAIEFFDANGFPCPLRRNPSDHFLRMINTDFEEAEEESTVNLAHAAKVIQTLVASSGSLAILGTEMEARKTVKQEGDRVLQRRQATFWTKSIVLTKRSMLNMHRDIGYYWLRFVINIALFLTIGTIFFNVGHNYASIQARASMLMFTSTFMTMMAIGSFPSFVEDMKVFEKEQRSGHYGAIEFVIANTLSSTPYLGLISVLPAAIAYYLTGLQRGIEHFFFFVATLWACTMLVEGLMMIVAAIVPDFLLGIITGSGVQGLLMLNAGFFRLPNDLPKPIWKYPTYYISYQKYTTQGLYKNEFLGLVFQDLGVVGGADISGQYILKNNLQVELGYSKWADLAILLGMVIIYRVLFLIIIKVSKMAKPFIKCLIAKV, translated from the exons ATGGCAGCGTCACCACTACCGAGATGGGCTCCTACGCCGAGCCCCACCAGGCCACCACAGTCGACGACGTCGTCGAGCACTGCTATGGTTTCATGGCGCGGCTGGTCGGCGTGGCCGTCAAGCCCCATCTTCTTCCCACGTTGTCTCTCTAATTCGGAGCCATGGGAGGCTTCGCCGGCCGATGGGGTAGTGGACAATGTGGAGCCCGGCGTTGCCAGGGTATTTCTGAAGTGGCAGGATCTATCGGTGACGGTCATAAATGGGAGAAAGGGCCATGCTGTGATCCTTGATGGGCTTAGTGGGTACGCGCGCCCTGGCGAAGTGCTGGCTCTCATGGGTCCTTCGGGCTGTGGCAAAACTACTCTACTTGATGCATTGGCTG GACGACTCAGACCTAACATGAAAGGGAGGGGAGACATCTTGATCAATGGTTGCCGTCAGAAG GCGTATGTGACACAAGAAAATGTGCTGATGGCGAcgttgacggtggcggaggcgGTGCACTACTCGGCTCAGCTTCAGCTGCCGGACTCCTTGACGCCGGCTGAGAAGCGGTCATGGGCCAACGATGTTATCAGGCAGATGGGACTCGCCACGGTAGCCGGAACTCGGATCGGCGGGCGCGTTTGCAAGGGCATTAGCGGTGGCCAGCGGAAGCGAGTGAGCATCTGCATTGAGCTGCTGGCGTCACCGGCGCTCATCTTCCTTGACGAGCCAACAAGTGGGCTTGATAGTGCCGCGTCGTACCACGTCATGAGCCGCATTGCTGGGATCGCCAGAAGGAATGGGACGACGGTCGTCGCAGCCATCCACCAGCCAAGCACAGAGGTGTTTGAGCTCTTCCATGGCCTCTGCCTGTTGGCCAATGGGAGGGCGGTTTATTTTGGGCCAGCTTCCAAGGCAATAGAG TTCTTTGATGCTAATGGCTTCCCATGCCCATTGAGGAGGAATCCTTCTGATCACTTCTTAAGGATGATAAACACGGACTTTGAG GAAGCCGAGGAAGAATCAACTGTAAATTTGGCACATGCTGCAAAAGTAATCCAGACTCTAGTGGCTTCTTCTGGCTCTCTTGCTATTTTAGGAACTGAAATGGAAGCAAGGAAAACAGTTAAGCAG GAGGGTGACCGTGTACTTCAACGAAGGCAAGCAACGTTCTGGACCAAATCAATTGTCCTAACCAAAAGATCAATGCTTAACATGCATAGAGACATAGGATATTATTGGTTACGTTTTGTTATCAACATCGCACTTTTTCTAACCATTGGGACCATTTTCTTCAATGTTGGTCACAATTATGCATCAATCCAA GCACGAGCATCTATGCTTATGTTTACATCAACCTTCATGACAATGATGGCAATCGGAAGTTTTCCATCATTTGTCGAGGATATGAAG GTATTTGAGAAAGAGCAGCGGAGTGGACACTATGGGGCCATTGAATTTGTAATAGCCAACACACTTTCATCAACTCCATACTTGGGCCTCATCTCCGTACTACCTGCTGCAATTGCTTATTACCTAACCGGACTTCAAAGAGGAATAGAACACTTCTTCTTCTTTGTTGCCACTCTATGGGCATGCACAATGTTGGTTGagggtttgatgatgattgttgcaGCCATTGTACCCGATTTTCTCCTCGGTATAATTACAGGTTCTGGAGTACAAGGGTTACTAATGCTAAACGCTGGTTTCTTCAGGCTTCCAAATGACCTCCCAAAACCAATATGGAAGTACCCAACTTACTACATATCTTACCAAAAGTATACAACTCAAGGATTGTACAAAAATGAATTCTTGGGCTTGGTCTTCCAAGATTTAGGTGTTGTCGGGGGCGCCGACATTAGTGGTCAATATATCCTGAAGAACAACTTACAAGTGGAGTTAGGTTACTCGAAGTGGGCCGATCTTGCGATATTACTTGGAATGGTCATTATATATAGGGTGCTTTTCTTGATCATTATAAAGGTATCAAAAATGGCAAAACCATTCATAAAATGTCTAATAGCAAAAGTGTAA
- the LOC119362455 gene encoding ABC transporter G family member 11-like isoform X1 encodes MAASPLPRWAPTPSPTRPPQSTTSSSTAMVSWRGWSAWPSSPIFFPRCLSNSEPWEASPADGVVDNVEPGVARVFLKWQDLSVTVINGRKGHAVILDGLSGYARPGEVLALMGPSGCGKTTLLDALAGRLRPNMKGRGDILINGCRQKVVSATSAYVTQENVLMATLTVAEAVHYSAQLQLPDSLTPAEKRSWANDVIRQMGLATVAGTRIGGRVCKGISGGQRKRVSICIELLASPALIFLDEPTSGLDSAASYHVMSRIAGIARRNGTTVVAAIHQPSTEVFELFHGLCLLANGRAVYFGPASKAIEFFDANGFPCPLRRNPSDHFLRMINTDFEEAEEESTVNLAHAAKVIQTLVASSGSLAILGTEMEARKTVKQEGDRVLQRRQATFWTKSIVLTKRSMLNMHRDIGYYWLRFVINIALFLTIGTIFFNVGHNYASIQARASMLMFTSTFMTMMAIGSFPSFVEDMKVFEKEQRSGHYGAIEFVIANTLSSTPYLGLISVLPAAIAYYLTGLQRGIEHFFFFVATLWACTMLVEGLMMIVAAIVPDFLLGIITGSGVQGLLMLNAGFFRLPNDLPKPIWKYPTYYISYQKYTTQGLYKNEFLGLVFQDLGVVGGADISGQYILKNNLQVELGYSKWADLAILLGMVIIYRVLFLIIIKVSKMAKPFIKCLIAKV; translated from the exons ATGGCAGCGTCACCACTACCGAGATGGGCTCCTACGCCGAGCCCCACCAGGCCACCACAGTCGACGACGTCGTCGAGCACTGCTATGGTTTCATGGCGCGGCTGGTCGGCGTGGCCGTCAAGCCCCATCTTCTTCCCACGTTGTCTCTCTAATTCGGAGCCATGGGAGGCTTCGCCGGCCGATGGGGTAGTGGACAATGTGGAGCCCGGCGTTGCCAGGGTATTTCTGAAGTGGCAGGATCTATCGGTGACGGTCATAAATGGGAGAAAGGGCCATGCTGTGATCCTTGATGGGCTTAGTGGGTACGCGCGCCCTGGCGAAGTGCTGGCTCTCATGGGTCCTTCGGGCTGTGGCAAAACTACTCTACTTGATGCATTGGCTG GACGACTCAGACCTAACATGAAAGGGAGGGGAGACATCTTGATCAATGGTTGCCGTCAGAAGGTTGTATCCGCAACCTCC GCGTATGTGACACAAGAAAATGTGCTGATGGCGAcgttgacggtggcggaggcgGTGCACTACTCGGCTCAGCTTCAGCTGCCGGACTCCTTGACGCCGGCTGAGAAGCGGTCATGGGCCAACGATGTTATCAGGCAGATGGGACTCGCCACGGTAGCCGGAACTCGGATCGGCGGGCGCGTTTGCAAGGGCATTAGCGGTGGCCAGCGGAAGCGAGTGAGCATCTGCATTGAGCTGCTGGCGTCACCGGCGCTCATCTTCCTTGACGAGCCAACAAGTGGGCTTGATAGTGCCGCGTCGTACCACGTCATGAGCCGCATTGCTGGGATCGCCAGAAGGAATGGGACGACGGTCGTCGCAGCCATCCACCAGCCAAGCACAGAGGTGTTTGAGCTCTTCCATGGCCTCTGCCTGTTGGCCAATGGGAGGGCGGTTTATTTTGGGCCAGCTTCCAAGGCAATAGAG TTCTTTGATGCTAATGGCTTCCCATGCCCATTGAGGAGGAATCCTTCTGATCACTTCTTAAGGATGATAAACACGGACTTTGAG GAAGCCGAGGAAGAATCAACTGTAAATTTGGCACATGCTGCAAAAGTAATCCAGACTCTAGTGGCTTCTTCTGGCTCTCTTGCTATTTTAGGAACTGAAATGGAAGCAAGGAAAACAGTTAAGCAG GAGGGTGACCGTGTACTTCAACGAAGGCAAGCAACGTTCTGGACCAAATCAATTGTCCTAACCAAAAGATCAATGCTTAACATGCATAGAGACATAGGATATTATTGGTTACGTTTTGTTATCAACATCGCACTTTTTCTAACCATTGGGACCATTTTCTTCAATGTTGGTCACAATTATGCATCAATCCAA GCACGAGCATCTATGCTTATGTTTACATCAACCTTCATGACAATGATGGCAATCGGAAGTTTTCCATCATTTGTCGAGGATATGAAG GTATTTGAGAAAGAGCAGCGGAGTGGACACTATGGGGCCATTGAATTTGTAATAGCCAACACACTTTCATCAACTCCATACTTGGGCCTCATCTCCGTACTACCTGCTGCAATTGCTTATTACCTAACCGGACTTCAAAGAGGAATAGAACACTTCTTCTTCTTTGTTGCCACTCTATGGGCATGCACAATGTTGGTTGagggtttgatgatgattgttgcaGCCATTGTACCCGATTTTCTCCTCGGTATAATTACAGGTTCTGGAGTACAAGGGTTACTAATGCTAAACGCTGGTTTCTTCAGGCTTCCAAATGACCTCCCAAAACCAATATGGAAGTACCCAACTTACTACATATCTTACCAAAAGTATACAACTCAAGGATTGTACAAAAATGAATTCTTGGGCTTGGTCTTCCAAGATTTAGGTGTTGTCGGGGGCGCCGACATTAGTGGTCAATATATCCTGAAGAACAACTTACAAGTGGAGTTAGGTTACTCGAAGTGGGCCGATCTTGCGATATTACTTGGAATGGTCATTATATATAGGGTGCTTTTCTTGATCATTATAAAGGTATCAAAAATGGCAAAACCATTCATAAAATGTCTAATAGCAAAAGTGTAA